A window of Pedobacter lusitanus contains these coding sequences:
- a CDS encoding sterol desaturase family protein — translation MSELPALSLWLIFLAENILITILVLFFGKLVQQRYYSASAFISYSYEAREWQICAVTNVLNTAVTYAGFKLWEYNYINITAHISVTILTDFLLLFFAMDLLMFIFHYLIHQTFLYKIVHQLHHLAVHPKPIDLFILHPLETISFGALWLVLLMLFPFNIYAIVIYLIINVVFGLTGHLGIEPLPLRFRNLPVIRYLGTSTFHHQHHQYEDFNFGFYTSIWDRLFGTYKS, via the coding sequence TTGTCTGAATTACCAGCATTATCATTATGGCTGATTTTTCTGGCAGAAAATATACTGATAACTATTCTCGTTCTGTTTTTCGGTAAGCTGGTGCAACAAAGATATTATTCAGCGTCTGCTTTTATTTCCTATTCTTATGAAGCCCGTGAATGGCAGATCTGTGCAGTGACTAATGTGCTGAATACAGCAGTTACCTATGCGGGATTTAAATTGTGGGAGTATAATTATATAAATATAACTGCGCACATTTCAGTAACTATACTCACAGACTTTTTACTGCTGTTTTTTGCAATGGATTTACTGATGTTTATATTTCATTACCTGATACACCAGACTTTTTTATACAAGATAGTACATCAGTTACATCATTTGGCTGTCCATCCCAAACCGATCGACCTGTTTATTCTGCACCCACTGGAAACTATATCTTTTGGAGCATTATGGCTGGTTTTACTGATGCTGTTTCCTTTCAATATTTATGCGATTGTAATTTACCTTATTATCAATGTTGTATTTGGGTTGACTGGTCATTTAGGAATAGAACCATTACCACTCAGATTCCGGAATCTACCTGTGATCAGATACCTCGGGACATCGACTTTTCACCATCAGCATCATCAGTATGAAGACTTTAATTTTGGTTTTTATACCAGTATATGGGACAGGCTATTCGGAACGTACAAATCCTGA
- a CDS encoding DUF3347 domain-containing protein codes for MKTFLFSIAMATIFLAACNSNSNQKIKNQTTANDTASGSRSEKQIAKSPVNEVISAYLQLKNALVNDDDKAAATAGNTLKTAAEKVMPSTLSPALAKVFKDITDDVKEHGEHIAANAGNIEHQREHFEMLSQEIYDLAKANEKSGQKLYYDHCPMYNNKKGGNWISETKTISNPYLGKKMTTCGSVQEELN; via the coding sequence ATGAAAACATTTCTGTTCAGTATAGCTATGGCAACTATTTTTTTAGCTGCATGTAATAGCAATTCAAATCAAAAGATAAAAAACCAGACTACAGCAAATGATACTGCCTCTGGCAGCAGGTCTGAAAAACAAATAGCAAAATCACCTGTTAATGAGGTCATATCTGCCTATCTGCAACTTAAAAATGCTTTGGTCAATGACGATGACAAGGCAGCAGCCACAGCTGGTAATACACTGAAAACCGCAGCAGAGAAAGTAATGCCATCCACGCTGAGTCCAGCGCTGGCCAAAGTATTTAAAGATATAACTGACGATGTTAAAGAGCATGGAGAACATATTGCCGCAAATGCCGGAAATATTGAACATCAGCGGGAGCATTTTGAGATGCTGAGCCAGGAAATCTACGATCTGGCAAAAGCGAATGAAAAATCTGGTCAGAAACTCTATTATGATCACTGCCCGATGTACAATAACAAAAAAGGTGGCAACTGGATTAGTGAAACAAAAACTATCAGTAACCCTTATCTGGGCAAAAAAATGACTACCTGCGGCAGTGTTCAGGAAGAACTGAATTAA
- a CDS encoding DUF3347 domain-containing protein: MKKIFFMIALITAIFTQSGFAQQKNDQPAALLLSYYSIKDALIADNAKLAAVKAAEFVKTLNGGDYKTIDAAQQKTLTENAGKIAASNELKSQRDYFAVLSTHIIALAKTSRLSAEPVYELYCPMKKSSWLSNKQAIRNPYFGSSMLTCGKVSETIK; encoded by the coding sequence ATGAAAAAGATATTTTTTATGATTGCTTTGATAACAGCAATCTTCACTCAATCTGGATTCGCACAGCAAAAAAATGATCAGCCTGCTGCATTATTATTATCTTATTATAGCATTAAAGATGCGCTCATTGCCGACAACGCTAAACTAGCGGCAGTTAAAGCTGCTGAATTTGTTAAAACGCTCAATGGCGGAGATTACAAAACCATAGATGCAGCTCAACAGAAGACCCTCACAGAAAATGCTGGCAAAATTGCTGCCAGCAACGAACTGAAAAGCCAGCGGGATTATTTTGCGGTTCTCTCCACGCATATCATTGCCTTAGCAAAAACTTCAAGATTATCTGCCGAACCTGTTTATGAGCTTTACTGCCCAATGAAAAAAAGTAGTTGGTTAAGTAATAAACAAGCGATCAGGAATCCTTATTTCGGAAGTTCTATGTTAACCTGTGGCAAAGTATCAGAAACGATAAAATAG
- a CDS encoding heme-binding domain-containing protein: MKWIITVILIAVIAMQFIPRTYDQDSRIKATDITRIYPVPPKVQAVLKNSCYDCHSDYTRYPWYARIQPVNSWMTSHINQGKKELNFSEFGSYSGRRQQSKLKAIINSIQDKKMPLTAYTLIHKNAKLTETDKKSVISWIEKTKDSLSLIN; this comes from the coding sequence ATGAAATGGATAATAACTGTAATATTAATAGCTGTAATAGCTATGCAGTTTATCCCCCGAACTTACGACCAGGATAGCCGGATTAAAGCCACTGATATAACCAGGATCTACCCTGTACCTCCAAAGGTACAGGCGGTCTTAAAAAACTCCTGTTATGATTGTCACAGTGACTATACCCGGTACCCCTGGTATGCCCGTATACAGCCCGTAAACAGCTGGATGACATCACATATTAACCAGGGTAAAAAAGAACTGAATTTCAGTGAGTTCGGCAGCTATTCAGGACGCAGACAACAAAGTAAATTAAAAGCCATCATTAACAGTATCCAGGATAAAAAGATGCCTCTTACAGCTTATACTTTGATCCACAAAAATGCTAAACTAACTGAAACCGATAAAAAATCAGTGATCAGCTGGATTGAAAAAACGAAAGACAGCCTTTCATTAATAAATTAA
- a CDS encoding multicopper oxidase domain-containing protein, with the protein MKKLIIYILFMSIYSFASAQNRENKHQPKVVRYDLYVNDTTVNYSGKPKMAMAVNGSIPGPALIFTEGDTAEIYVHNLMNMETSIHWHGVFLPNNMDGVPFLTQMPIKPHSTFLYKFPVIQNGTYWYHSHTMLQEQSGMYGALIFNKKDEPAIPAIPVVLSDWTDMNPEEVQRSLHNANDWFAIRKGTTQGYAEAVKKGYFKTKIANEWKRMNAMDVSDVYYEKFLTNGQQTSEQPQFKGGDKVKLRLVGGASSTYFWLTYSGGKITVVGNDGNDVEPVEVDRLLISPSETYDVIVTLPENKSYEFLSTAEDRTGSTSLWLGSGTKVPAKPLGKLKYFEGMKMMNGMMKMNGDMKPMGMEMSNQQMDMNAVMYPEITGDNYGKKKTAVPVKTGKNEMDDKMDMDDKPDLVTLNYGMLKATEKTTLRKGPERLLRFELTGNMNRYVWTIDNKTVSETDKILIKKGENVKIVIYNNSMMRHPMHLHGHDFRVLNGQGEYAPLKNVLDIMPMETDTIEFAATESGDWFFHCHILYHMMSGMGRIFSYENSPANLQIPDPKAALQKLYSDDRKMYLMANIGLESNGSDGTARLANTRYSISTEWRLGLNAKHGFESETYFGKYIGKMQWFMPFIGFDYHYNSRKNEHEKNMFGQQTNQSNRKAFVVGMQYTLPMLVTAEARLDSKGKLRFQLKREDIPITNRLRLNLSGNTDREYMAGFRYTITKYFSLSTHYDSDMGYGGGMTITY; encoded by the coding sequence ATGAAGAAATTAATCATCTATATATTATTCATGAGCATATACAGCTTTGCCTCCGCGCAAAACCGTGAAAACAAGCATCAGCCAAAAGTTGTCCGCTATGATCTTTATGTGAATGACACTACAGTAAATTACTCGGGAAAGCCAAAAATGGCCATGGCTGTTAATGGAAGTATTCCAGGCCCGGCATTAATCTTCACCGAAGGTGATACAGCAGAAATTTATGTTCACAACCTGATGAACATGGAAACATCTATCCACTGGCATGGGGTATTCCTGCCTAATAACATGGATGGTGTTCCTTTTCTGACGCAGATGCCTATTAAACCGCACTCCACCTTTTTATACAAATTCCCTGTTATTCAGAATGGGACCTACTGGTATCATAGTCACACTATGCTGCAGGAACAAAGCGGGATGTACGGTGCATTAATTTTCAATAAGAAAGATGAACCGGCTATCCCTGCTATTCCGGTAGTACTGAGTGACTGGACAGATATGAATCCTGAAGAAGTACAACGTTCACTTCACAATGCAAATGACTGGTTTGCTATCCGTAAAGGAACTACACAGGGATATGCCGAAGCAGTAAAAAAAGGATATTTTAAAACCAAAATCGCCAATGAATGGAAAAGGATGAATGCTATGGACGTGAGCGATGTCTATTATGAAAAGTTCTTAACCAATGGTCAGCAGACTTCTGAGCAACCTCAGTTTAAAGGCGGAGACAAAGTAAAACTGCGTCTTGTTGGCGGGGCTTCTTCCACCTATTTCTGGTTAACTTATTCAGGCGGCAAAATCACCGTTGTAGGCAATGATGGTAATGATGTCGAACCTGTAGAAGTAGACCGCCTGCTTATATCTCCTTCAGAGACTTATGATGTCATTGTAACTCTTCCTGAGAACAAGAGTTACGAATTCTTATCCACTGCTGAAGATCGTACAGGTTCCACTTCTTTATGGCTTGGCAGTGGCACCAAAGTCCCTGCTAAACCTTTAGGGAAACTAAAATACTTTGAAGGGATGAAAATGATGAACGGCATGATGAAAATGAATGGCGACATGAAGCCTATGGGCATGGAAATGAGTAATCAGCAAATGGATATGAATGCTGTAATGTACCCGGAAATTACCGGAGATAATTATGGAAAGAAAAAAACTGCTGTTCCGGTTAAGACAGGTAAAAATGAGATGGACGATAAAATGGATATGGACGACAAGCCTGACCTGGTTACCCTTAATTATGGAATGTTAAAGGCAACTGAAAAAACCACTTTAAGAAAAGGTCCTGAAAGGTTGTTACGTTTCGAGCTTACCGGAAATATGAATCGTTATGTCTGGACAATCGATAATAAAACAGTATCAGAGACTGATAAAATTCTGATCAAAAAAGGGGAAAATGTAAAGATTGTAATCTATAATAACTCGATGATGCGCCATCCTATGCATTTACACGGACATGATTTCCGCGTACTGAATGGGCAGGGCGAATATGCACCTTTAAAAAACGTGCTTGATATTATGCCAATGGAAACTGACACCATAGAATTTGCCGCAACCGAAAGTGGCGACTGGTTTTTCCATTGTCATATCCTGTATCACATGATGAGTGGAATGGGTAGAATCTTCAGTTATGAAAACTCGCCTGCCAATCTTCAGATCCCGGATCCGAAGGCTGCACTACAGAAACTATATAGCGATGACAGGAAAATGTACCTGATGGCAAACATAGGTCTGGAAAGCAATGGTAGTGATGGTACTGCCCGATTGGCAAATACCCGTTACAGCATTTCAACTGAATGGAGACTGGGGCTGAATGCAAAACATGGTTTTGAAAGCGAAACGTATTTTGGAAAATACATAGGTAAAATGCAGTGGTTCATGCCATTTATTGGTTTTGATTATCATTATAACAGCAGAAAAAATGAACATGAGAAAAATATGTTCGGGCAGCAAACCAATCAGTCAAACAGAAAAGCTTTTGTTGTGGGTATGCAATATACCCTGCCAATGCTGGTCACTGCTGAAGCAAGACTGGACAGCAAAGGAAAATTACGTTTCCAGCTGAAACGTGAGGACATCCCTATCACCAACAGACTGAGATTAAATCTTTCAGGTAATACAGACAGAGAGTATATGGCCGGCTTCCGCTATACTATAACCAAATATTTCTCTTTATCCACACACTATGACAGTGATATGGGTTATGGAGGTGGAATGACCATCACCTACTAA
- a CDS encoding peroxiredoxin family protein, whose protein sequence is MKLLMTCVAVLFFSFSVSAQDIGSVMPNAIFYNRDNTPFSTYSIPKGKKSLILFFDATCEHCQKVVAQMSKRTKELKDVNVYLISQDEYRSIDYFMTNFGKPFLQQKNVKVVQDRDHVFIMAFHPKQYPAIYLYNPDKSLVFTSSNQNDVPKFFKLINP, encoded by the coding sequence ATGAAGTTATTAATGACTTGTGTTGCTGTTCTCTTTTTTTCTTTTTCTGTTTCAGCGCAGGATATAGGTTCTGTAATGCCTAATGCTATCTTTTACAATAGAGACAATACGCCGTTTTCTACTTATAGTATCCCTAAGGGTAAAAAATCACTGATCCTGTTTTTTGATGCAACCTGTGAGCATTGCCAAAAAGTAGTTGCCCAGATGAGTAAAAGAACTAAAGAGTTAAAAGATGTGAATGTTTACCTGATTTCTCAGGATGAATACAGATCTATAGATTATTTCATGACTAATTTCGGGAAACCGTTTTTACAGCAGAAAAATGTAAAAGTAGTTCAGGACCGGGATCATGTTTTTATCATGGCTTTCCATCCTAAACAATACCCTGCTATTTATTTATATAATCCGGATAAGAGCCTGGTTTTTACATCAAGTAATCAGAATGATGTGCCTAAGTTTTTTAAACTGATTAATCCATAG
- a CDS encoding right-handed parallel beta-helix repeat-containing protein, with protein sequence MIKYTLSLRVMLFTFLCLLLNNISLAKDIYVSRNGNDTYQGTKEKPFATLKRAQIAVRSIKGAVVVYIRGGTYYLTAPIIFTDKDSREEGAAVSYTAYPGEKVVISGGVPLKLKWENYLNGIKRARVNQNIEFDQLFAGGSQQRMARYPNYNPKIRFFGGYAEDVMSPEKIKQWKNPEGGFIHALHKHEWGGYQYKILGKDDKGGLKLEGGFQNNRQMGMHDKYRFAENIFEELDTVGEWYYNKSDRLLYYYPLNNTDLNNTLIEVPQLKSIFEFRGSASNPVKNISIEGLELKHTLRTFMETKEPLLRSDWTIYRGGAVIMEGAEHCEIKNCLLNTVGGNAVFMSNYNRYNKVSGCQIAYAGASGVCFVGDPKAVRSPVFEYNQFISFNQLDTARGPKTNNYPADCRVENTLMYGLGQVEKQIAGVEISMAMDITVSHNTIYDVPRAGINVSEGTWGGHNIEYNDVFNTVLESGDHGAFNSWGRDRYWHPDYAVMSDIVKRNPELITADVVKTITLHDNRFRCDHGWDIDLDDGSGNYHIYNNVCLNGGLKLREGFYRTVENNIIINNSFHPHVWFNNSGDIFRNNIVTRGYFPIRITDWGKQVDFNLFPDHEALAEAQKAGTDLHSVAGDPEFVNPVNGDYRVEKSSPALQLGFKNFRMDEFGVTSPALKAIAHRVNIPALTEVKERGQQIYEFLGAKIKDLNTLGERSATGMAEETGVLILEVPQSSILYGKILPNDVILKLNELPVRNRKDLLKIQMGLQYKSEANIDLFRNQSMKKIIIPLIN encoded by the coding sequence ATGATCAAGTATACATTAAGTCTGCGGGTGATGCTGTTCACCTTTCTTTGTTTATTGCTGAATAATATAAGTTTGGCGAAAGATATATACGTTTCCCGTAATGGAAACGATACTTATCAGGGGACTAAAGAAAAGCCATTCGCAACTTTAAAAAGGGCTCAGATAGCAGTAAGATCAATAAAAGGGGCTGTTGTAGTTTATATCCGTGGTGGTACGTATTATTTAACTGCTCCAATTATTTTTACTGACAAAGACTCAAGAGAGGAAGGAGCAGCTGTAAGCTATACAGCTTATCCGGGTGAAAAAGTGGTGATAAGCGGAGGTGTGCCATTAAAGCTGAAATGGGAAAACTATCTTAATGGTATTAAAAGAGCAAGGGTTAATCAGAACATAGAATTTGACCAGTTATTTGCCGGCGGCTCTCAGCAACGTATGGCCAGGTATCCAAATTATAACCCAAAGATCAGATTTTTTGGGGGTTATGCAGAGGATGTAATGAGTCCTGAAAAGATTAAACAATGGAAAAATCCCGAAGGAGGATTTATTCATGCCCTGCATAAGCATGAGTGGGGTGGTTATCAGTATAAGATTTTAGGAAAGGATGATAAAGGCGGATTAAAGCTGGAAGGAGGATTCCAGAATAACAGGCAAATGGGGATGCACGACAAATACCGTTTTGCTGAAAATATCTTTGAAGAACTGGATACTGTGGGCGAGTGGTACTATAATAAAAGTGACCGGCTGCTTTATTATTATCCACTGAATAATACTGATTTAAATAATACTTTGATAGAAGTTCCGCAGCTGAAAAGTATCTTTGAATTCCGCGGAAGTGCCAGTAATCCTGTAAAGAATATCAGTATAGAAGGATTGGAATTAAAACATACTTTACGGACATTCATGGAGACGAAAGAACCTCTGCTACGCAGTGACTGGACAATATACAGAGGTGGAGCGGTGATAATGGAAGGAGCAGAGCATTGTGAAATCAAGAATTGTTTGCTCAATACTGTTGGTGGAAATGCCGTGTTTATGAGCAATTATAACCGGTATAATAAGGTTTCAGGTTGTCAGATTGCTTACGCAGGTGCCAGCGGTGTATGTTTTGTTGGTGATCCGAAAGCGGTAAGATCTCCGGTTTTTGAATATAATCAATTTATTTCTTTTAATCAGCTGGATACAGCGAGAGGACCAAAAACAAATAATTATCCTGCTGATTGCCGTGTTGAAAATACGCTGATGTATGGTTTGGGACAAGTGGAAAAACAAATTGCTGGTGTGGAAATTTCAATGGCAATGGACATTACAGTAAGTCATAATACAATTTATGATGTTCCCAGAGCAGGAATAAATGTCAGTGAAGGAACCTGGGGTGGACATAATATTGAATATAATGATGTATTTAATACAGTTTTGGAATCGGGAGATCATGGCGCTTTTAATTCTTGGGGAAGAGATCGTTACTGGCACCCTGATTATGCCGTAATGTCGGATATCGTGAAGCGCAATCCGGAATTAATAACTGCTGATGTGGTTAAAACAATCACACTCCATGATAATCGGTTCCGTTGTGACCATGGCTGGGATATTGACCTGGACGATGGTTCTGGTAATTATCATATTTATAATAATGTATGTCTTAACGGGGGGCTTAAATTGCGGGAAGGATTTTACAGAACCGTAGAGAATAATATTATAATCAATAACTCTTTTCATCCGCATGTCTGGTTTAATAATAGCGGAGATATTTTTAGAAATAATATTGTGACCAGGGGTTATTTCCCTATCAGAATTACCGATTGGGGAAAACAAGTGGATTTCAATTTGTTTCCTGATCATGAAGCTCTTGCCGAAGCACAAAAAGCAGGTACAGATTTACATTCAGTAGCCGGAGATCCGGAATTTGTTAACCCTGTGAATGGTGATTATCGTGTTGAAAAAAGCTCTCCGGCGCTTCAGTTGGGTTTTAAGAATTTCCGAATGGATGAATTCGGGGTTACTTCTCCAGCCTTGAAAGCTATAGCGCATCGGGTTAATATACCAGCACTAACCGAAGTAAAAGAGCGTGGACAGCAGATTTATGAATTTTTGGGTGCAAAAATAAAGGACCTGAATACTCTGGGAGAGCGGTCAGCTACCGGAATGGCCGAAGAAACTGGAGTACTGATTCTGGAAGTGCCGCAAAGCAGTATACTCTACGGTAAAATCCTGCCAAATGATGTAATTCTGAAATTAAATGAATTGCCTGTCCGTAACAGAAAGGACTTACTCAAAATACAAATGGGGCTGCAATATAAGTCTGAAGCGAATATTGATCTGTTTAGAAACCAATCTATGAAAAAAATCATCATTCCATTGATTAACTGA
- a CDS encoding GNAT family N-acetyltransferase, whose protein sequence is MSEVNYRNATFSDLESIVNIYNSTIPSRMVTADTEPVSVESKIQWFETHTPEKHPLWVIEDEKNQITGWISFRAFYGRPAYSETAEISIYLDENQRGKGMGKKTLAYSLSQCPGLGIKTILGFIFAHNEPSLKLFRHFGFEDWGTLPEVAVLDGEEKSLKILGIKI, encoded by the coding sequence ATGTCAGAAGTAAACTACAGAAACGCTACATTCTCAGATCTGGAATCTATAGTCAACATATATAATTCAACAATACCATCCAGAATGGTCACTGCTGATACTGAACCAGTAAGTGTAGAAAGCAAAATACAATGGTTTGAAACCCATACACCGGAAAAACATCCGCTTTGGGTAATTGAAGATGAAAAGAATCAGATTACAGGCTGGATAAGTTTCCGCGCATTTTACGGCAGACCCGCTTATAGCGAAACAGCAGAAATAAGCATTTATCTCGATGAAAACCAGCGTGGCAAAGGAATGGGTAAAAAGACACTTGCCTATTCATTAAGTCAATGCCCCGGACTCGGGATCAAAACTATTTTGGGATTCATATTCGCTCATAATGAGCCCAGTCTTAAACTATTCAGGCATTTTGGTTTTGAAGATTGGGGTACATTACCCGAGGTAGCTGTACTTGATGGCGAAGAAAAAAGCCTTAAAATACTGGGAATTAAAATTTAA